AGAGCAATTATCGTACCACGTGCTTGATAAGCACAGGGATCACCCCAAGGACTACAATATAATGCTTCAACAACAGTATCATTAATAAAACCTAAATCCAGCATTCTTGAACGTAATTGACCAGATAAAGCTAAATTTTTTATGCGTGCTCGTGAACCAAGTGATAATTGATGTAAAGGAATATAATTTTTCAT
Above is a window of Clostridia bacterium DNA encoding:
- a CDS encoding ferrous iron transport protein A; translated protein: MKNYIPLHQLSLGSRARIKNLALSGQLRSRMLDLGFINDTVVEALYCSPWGDPCAYQARGTIIALRHEVAGQIWVEQFS